The Aestuariibaculum lutulentum genome segment AAGCTGTATATAAATTAGTAACGAACTTAGTCATTTCTTTAAATGCGTTACCAGATAATCCTAAGTTAAAAGCAATACGTCTTGCCTGGAATGGTGTTAAACCAACAGCCGGATCGATTTCTTCTGTAAAAATTAAATGAGGAGTTTCTTCAGCAACAGTTTCGATATCCATACCTCCTTCGGTAGAATACATAACCATGTTACGACCAGTACCTCTGTTTAATAAAACAGACATATAGAACTCTTCAGTTTCACTATCACCTGGATAGTAAACATCTTCTGCAACTAATACTTGGTGTACTTTTTTACCTTCAGCCGATGTTTGAGGTGTTACTAAGTTCATGCCGATGATTTGTCCAGCAATCTCTTCAACCTGCTCTAAGTTTTTAGCAAGTTTTACTCCACCACCTTTACCACGACCACCTGCATGTACTTGTGCTTTAATAACATGCCAACCGGTTCCTGTTTCTTCAGTTAATTGTTTTGCTGCTGCAACAGCTTCCTTTGCATTTTGCGCTACAATACCACGTTGGATACGTACACCAAAACTGCTTAATATTTCTTTACCTTGATATTCGTGTAAATTCATAATTCGCTAAATAGTTTAAGAGGCACAAATGTAAATAATCGCAATTACTTACCCTAATATTTCAATGTGAAAACTTTATAAATAATAAACTAATAACCTTGTGTTAAATAATTAACATTCTGTTTAACTTGTATAATTTTTTATTTATTTATTTTTTATTGTGCCTAAAGAAATATCTTTGCCAAAAATTTACAAATTATGTTGGAGAATCAATTGCTTAAAATTGCAGAAGATTTTGGAAGCCCTGTTTATGTTTACGATGCTGAAAGAATTGAGGCACAGTACAACAGACTGACTAACGCCTTTAGCGGTGTAAAAAAATTAAAACTTAATTATGCTGTAAAAGCCTTATCAAATATATCAATACTAAAATTATTCAACAAACTTGGTTCTGGTATTGACACCGTGTCTTTACAAGAAATTGAATTAGGATTAAGAGCAGGCTTTAAACCTCAGCAAATTATATTTACGCCTAACGGTGTATCTTTAGCTGAAATTGAAGAGGCTGCTAAACTTGGTGTTGAAATTAACATCGACAACCTGTCTATTTTAGAGCAATTTGGAACAAAACATCCAAACATTCCAGTATGTATTCGTATTAATCCGCACATTATGGCCGGAGGAAATGCCAATATTTCTGTAGGACACATCGATTCTAAATTCGGAATTTCTATTCACCAGATTCCTCATATTTTACGTATTGTTGAAAATACCAAAATGACTATCAACGGTATTCACATGCATACTGGTAGTGATATTTTAGATATTGAAGTATTCTTATACGCCAGCGAAATTTTATTCGATACTGCTAAGCAATTCAAAAACTTAGAATTCATCGATTTTGGTTCAGGATTTAAAGTACCATATAAAGAAGGTGATATTGAAACTAACATTGAAGAATTAGGTAAAAAATTAACGGCTAAGTTTAACGCTTTCTGTAAAGAATATGGTAAAGACTTAACCTTAGCTTTCGAGCCTGGTAAGTTTTTAGTAAGTGAGTCTGGATATTTCTTAACTAAAGTAAATGCTGTTAAGCAAACCACTTCAACTGTTTTTGCTCAGGTAGATTCTGGTTTCAACCACTTAATCCGTCCTATGTTCTACGGTTCGCACCATGATATCATCAACATTTCTAACCCTAACGGTAACGAACGTTTCTACACTGTTGTTGGTTACATATGTGAAACCGATACTTTTGGTAGCAACAGACGAATTAAAGAAATTTCTGAAGGTGATGTGTTATGCTTTAAAAATGCAGGAGCTTACTGTTTCTCTATGGCGAGTAACTACAACTCTAGATTCAAACCTGCAGAAGTTTTATGGTACAACAACGAAGCACACTTAATCAGAAAAAGAGAAACGTTTGATGACATCATTAAAAATCAAATTGAAGTCGATTTTTCAGAGAAAAAAGAAAAAGAGTTGGCCAAATAACCAATTCCAATAATTATACATCTTAGTTATAAAAGCTCAACCTTTTGGTTGGGCTTTTTTATTTTAGAAACTAAAAATCCTACCTATAATTAAAACACAAGGTTGTTACCTCAACAAAATTTTCTATCTTTAAGTACGCTATTGTCAATAAAACAAACAAATTACCTACCCATATCTCTCATAATTAACCTCTGATTTTAGAGTCCCAAGTTGATTTTATTTAGAATACCTATTGTGTTAAAGTAACATTTAACGCTACCAACTATATAACCATTAATAATTCTAACCAAAATCAAAATTATGAGAACATTACTGTATCTATTACTTGTTCTTCCATTATTGGGAGTAGCTCAGGAAAACGACAATTACTTATTAAACATGTCTGAAATCACGGTGAAACCCGGACAAAATTCACAATTTATAGAGGGTGTCATGTCATGGAAAAAATGCTATAAAGATAACGAAGGGGAATTTAAATGGAGTATGTGGAAACGCGTTCAGGGTAAAGGAACGGTATACACCATGACCAGCCGAATGGCTAATTGGGCTGAAATGGATGAAAGCAATGATGAAGCCGGGAAAAAATGCAGAATGAAAGTGGTCGATTTAATTATACCACACGTTGAAAGTGTAGAATACAATATTGCACGACGCATGCCAGATGTAAGCAAATCCAATTCAAACCTTTCTAATGATACCAAACTGGTATGGGTTTATAACGTAAAAGTTGACAATTATGATAGCTTTATGGAAACCGTTAAAGAAGTAGAGTCTACCATTAAAAAAGCTGAGGGCGATACTAGAGGAACCTGGTGTAGCGTAATAGGTGGCGGCCCACATGTATCTGATTACTTTGTGACCGTTCCTTTTAAAAATTTTGCAGCTTTAGATGAAGACCGCGACGGTGTTTGGAAGGTTTATGAAAAAGAAAAAGGAAAATCTAAAGCCGACGCTATTAAAGAAAAATTTAGAAGTGCCGTTTCTAAAGATTGGTCGTATATGTACAGTTTAATGGATGATTTATCGTATTAGATAATTCTAAATATTAATTTAATAAACAATAGCATCCAGGATAAGCACAATGAAAATTGTGTTTATCCTTCTATCTCCCTTTGCATAAGAGTATTGCCCTATTTAACTAATAGCATTTAGTTTTAATCTTAAACCAACCAAAAATGAATCAAAAAGCATTACTCTATGAATTGGCCGATTTAAAGCAAAAAATCTATCTATCTGAAAATGCAACCTTACGCTATCTTGTCTTTGCTGCTTTATATGTCTGCGAAGGTATTCCTATTGGCATAACCTTTTACGCCATCCCTGCTTGGTTAGCAATGAATGAAATCTCTGCGACTACAATTGCAGCTTATGTTTCGGTCATTTCTATTCCATGGAGTTTTAAATTCTTTATTGCTCCAATTATTGACCGCTATACTCCTATAGCTATGGGTAGAAAACGACCCTGGATTATTTTTGCCCAAGTTGGATTAATTATAAGCTTTCTCTCTTTCGGCTTTGTAAACGAACCTTTAACTAATATTAAAGGACTAATGATTTGCGGTTTTTTAATTAGCTTGTTTGGATCTACACAAGATATCGCCATTGATGGTATGGCAGTAGATCTTATTCCAGAACACCAACAAGCACGAGCCAATGGTATTATGTGGGGTTCCAGAATTATCGGTCAATCGTTATCCCTACTTTTAGGAACTACCCTTATTAATATTGTAGGCTTTACCAATGCTATTGGTTCCTTATCACTTGTGGTTGCTATACTAATCCTTGTTCCAATTTTCTTCAGAGAACATCGTGGAGAAAAACTAATGCCCTGGACAAAAGGTAAAGCCTCTGAAGTTTCAAAAAAGGCACAGCTTACAGACTGGAAAAGCTTGTTTAAAAACCTTGGAAAAGTCCTCATACTGCCAACCAGTCTTATTCTGAGTCTGGGCATGATTTTTACTGGTGCTTCAACTGGATTTATTGAAGTCTTATTTCCCATTTTTACGGTTCAGGAATTAAACTGGACCAATACGGATTATTCTCAAGTTTACTCCATAGCTTCCGTTGTTGGTGGAGGCTTTAGTATGGTTGCCGGTGGGGTTATTATAGATTTTATTGGCACAAAGAAAATGGCACTTATTCTTATATCTTTATTAGCTCTTGTTATTTTCTCATTCGGCATGATTTCAAACAGTTGGCAAAACATCTCTGCTGTTTATGGATTTATCATACTTTTTAATTTATTAAACACACTACTTACCGTAGCACTTTTAGCCATGGCGATGAAAATCTCATGGCACAAAATATCAGCTTCTCAATTCACTCTATATATGACCTGTAATAATCTGGGAATTATAATAGGCCCATGGCTGTTTGGTTTGATTCAAGAAAAATTACAATGGAATCAAGTCTTTTTTTGCGGTGCAGCCATTCCGTTTTTCGCTTTTTTCATTTATAAAACCATTAACATAAAAAAACACTTAACCACATTAGAAAATTTAACTAACTAATAACCAACTAAACATAAAACCTATGAAAACTTCAACAACATTATTTCTTTTATTAACAGCTATAAGTTTGGTTTCCTGTAACGATGCAAAACTCGAAAAAAACATAACCATGTACGCCGACACCTGGGACCATATCGTTAATGATGGAAATATAGATCTCATCAATAACTCTAATTTCACTGAAGACATTACTTTAGTCATGAGTCCTCAAA includes the following:
- the lysA gene encoding diaminopimelate decarboxylase, with product MLENQLLKIAEDFGSPVYVYDAERIEAQYNRLTNAFSGVKKLKLNYAVKALSNISILKLFNKLGSGIDTVSLQEIELGLRAGFKPQQIIFTPNGVSLAEIEEAAKLGVEINIDNLSILEQFGTKHPNIPVCIRINPHIMAGGNANISVGHIDSKFGISIHQIPHILRIVENTKMTINGIHMHTGSDILDIEVFLYASEILFDTAKQFKNLEFIDFGSGFKVPYKEGDIETNIEELGKKLTAKFNAFCKEYGKDLTLAFEPGKFLVSESGYFLTKVNAVKQTTSTVFAQVDSGFNHLIRPMFYGSHHDIINISNPNGNERFYTVVGYICETDTFGSNRRIKEISEGDVLCFKNAGAYCFSMASNYNSRFKPAEVLWYNNEAHLIRKRETFDDIIKNQIEVDFSEKKEKELAK
- a CDS encoding MFS transporter, coding for MNQKALLYELADLKQKIYLSENATLRYLVFAALYVCEGIPIGITFYAIPAWLAMNEISATTIAAYVSVISIPWSFKFFIAPIIDRYTPIAMGRKRPWIIFAQVGLIISFLSFGFVNEPLTNIKGLMICGFLISLFGSTQDIAIDGMAVDLIPEHQQARANGIMWGSRIIGQSLSLLLGTTLINIVGFTNAIGSLSLVVAILILVPIFFREHRGEKLMPWTKGKASEVSKKAQLTDWKSLFKNLGKVLILPTSLILSLGMIFTGASTGFIEVLFPIFTVQELNWTNTDYSQVYSIASVVGGGFSMVAGGVIIDFIGTKKMALILISLLALVIFSFGMISNSWQNISAVYGFIILFNLLNTLLTVALLAMAMKISWHKISASQFTLYMTCNNLGIIIGPWLFGLIQEKLQWNQVFFCGAAIPFFAFFIYKTINIKKHLTTLENLTN